GCCAACATGGATGAGTTTGCAATGGGATCATCAACGGAAAACTCAGGGTTTTTCACAACCAAAAATCCATGGGATACTGAAAGGGCGCCGGGGGGCAGCAGCGGCGGCTCTGCGGCGGCAGTGTGCGCTGATGAATGTATTGCAGCTCTTGGCTCTGATACCGGAGGCTCCATTCGTCAGCCGGCATCTTTCTGCGGTGTTGTAGGACTTAAACCCACTTATGGCAGAGTATCAAGATTTGGACTTGTAGCGTTTGCCTCCTCGCTTGACCAAATCGGCCCCATCACTAAAACAGTTGAGGACTCTGCTATTTTACTTAATGCGATATCCGGTCATGATCCGCTTGACAGCACATCGGCTACAGTTAGCGTACCGGATTTTACCGCCAGCATCGGCAGGGATATTAAGGGGTTGAGGGTTGGCATCCCGTCTGAGTACTTTATTGATGGGATGGAAAGAGAGGTGGAGCAATCGGTGAAGGCTGCAATTTCCCACCTCGAAACCCTTGGAGCTCAAATTGTGGATATCTCCCTTCCTCACACCGGATACGCCGTAGCCGCTTACTACATACTGGCAACATCTGAGGCAAGCTCAAACCTCGCCAGGTTTGACGGCATAAAGTACGGTCTAAGGGTAAACGCTGATGATTTAATTGATACATACATGAAAAGCCGTGCCGCAGGCTTTGGCACTGAGGTTAAAAGACGAATAATGCTCGGCACATATGCCCTTTCCTCTGGCTACTACGACGCTTATTATAAAAAAGCCCAACAGGTAAGAACCCTGATAAAACAAGATTTTGACCGTGCGTTTGAAAAGGTTGATATAATTGCCACTCCAACCGCTCCCACAACGGCATTTAAAATCGGTGAAAAAGTTAACGACCCGCTACAGATGTACCTTAGCGATATCTTTACAATATCGGTAAACCTGGCAGGAGTGCCTGCCATATCGCTGCCCTGCGGATTTGATCAAAAGGGTCTTCCCATAGGGCTTCAGCTAATTGGAGAGGCATTTGATGAGGAAACTATTCTAAAAGCCGCTTATGCCTATGAGGCCTCAACCCCACATCATACAAGGAGGCCAACGCTATGAAAAAATATGAGGCCGTTATAGGGCTTGAAATACATGCCCAGATGCTTACTAAAACTAAGATGTTCTGCGGCTGCAGCACGAAATTTGGCTCAGAGCCTAATTCTCAAACCTGTCCGGTGTGTATCGGAATGCCAGGAGTGCTGCCGGTTATAAATCAAAAAGCTGTTGAATTTACTGTTAGGGCGGGGCTGGCTCTTGGCTGTAAAATTTCATCATACAACCGGTTTGCAAGAAAAAATTATTTTTATCCTGATCTCCCCAAAGGTTACCAGATAAGCCAGTACGAACTGCCCATCTGCTTGGGTGGAGCGGTTGTGCTTAATATGGAAAACGGACAGAGGACAATTGAACTGACAAGAATCCACATGGAGGAAGACGCTGGGAAAAACATCCACGAGGGAACAGGGGATTACAGTAACGTTGATTTAAACAGAGCCGGGGTGCCGCTTATGGAAATTGTAACGGAGCCTCAGATTCGCTCTCCAAAAGAGTCCTCTGCGTTTATGAAAAAACTCCGCTCTGTTTTGCGCTATCTTGATGTGTGTGATGGTAACATGGAGGAGGGTTCACTGCGCTGCGATGCTAACGTCTCTTTGCGGCCTGTCGGTTCCTCAGAACTCGGCGTTAAAGCGGAAATCAAAAACATCAACTCCTTCAGATTTGTTGAAAAAGCCATTGAATACGAAATATGGCGTCAGGAGGAGGTACTGAAAGATGGAGGACGTGTCATTCAGGAGACCCGTCTTTATAATACATCAACCGGCACTACGGAATCTATGCGCTCAAAAGAAGAGGCTCACGACTACAGATATTTTCCGGAACCTGACCTTGTGCCAATTGTCGTTTCCGACGCCATGCTTAAAGAGATAAAAGCTACGATAGTTGAGCTTCCTGATGAGAAAGTGACACGTTATGTTAACAGCTTTGGATTACCCCTCTATGATGCTGAGCTGCTGTCACAGGATAAGGACACTGCCCATTGGTTTGAAGAGGCGGTAAATAAAGGAGGTAACCCAAAGGCTGTAAGTAACTGGATAATGGGTGAGCTGATGAGGCTGCTTAATGAAACCGCTACCCGGATTGAATACTGTAAGCTAACTCCAGAGCACCTCATAGGCCTTATTAAACTTGTGGATAGCGGCGCTATAAACGTAAAAATAGGGAAAACCGTATTTGAGGAGATGTTTAAAAGCGGAGAGCAAGCCGAAAAAATTGTAAAATCAAAAGGACTGCTTCAGATAAGTAACGAGGGAGAGCTTGATAGTGTAATAGATGCTATTTTAAACCGGTACAGTGCCGAGGTGGAGAGATTTAAGGCTGGCGAGGTTAAACTAACCGGGTTTTTTGTCGGCGAGGTTATGAAACAAACAAAGGGTAAGGCTAACCCCAAACTTGTCAATGAAATCCTGAAAAAGAAACTTGGTTAATATGAATGATGTTGGAAATGATCTGCTTGAGGTTGTAACCCCTGATGGAGATATAATAGGAAGCGCACTCAGAAAAGATGTTCACGGCAATAACAAACTATTACACAGGGTAGTGCATGTGTTTGTTTTTAACAACAGAGGCGAACTTCTCCTTCAGCAGCGATCACTCAACAAAGACGTTGCACCTGGCAAATGGGACACCTCAGTGGGCGGACACGTTGACTTTGGTGAAAGCATAGAGGTTGCCATGCAAAGGGAAATGGAGGAAGAACTTGGCATAGCCTCAGATAAAAATGTCCCGGTTTTCCTCTATAAATACATTCACTCTAACGACTATGAATCGGAACTCGTGTATTCGTACTCGTTTACCCATGACGGACAGATCGTATTTAACAAAGATGAAATAGAATCAGTAAAATACTATCCTATAAGAGAGATTGAAGAGAAACTCGGAACTGGCCTGTTTAGTGATAACTTTGAACACGAGTTTCATAATTATTTACGATTAGTTGGTTTTAGTTAACTCTATGTTTTTTAGTGCCTCTGTATAAGAAGGGTTTATTTTTAAGGCCTTTAAGTAAAATTCCCTGGCCATCGCTTTATCCCCTTTAAGCAAGTGCATATTGCCTATTGTTGTTAATATTACAAAGCTGTCCGGATTCATTGCTATAGCAGCATTAAGAGTACTGTCTGCCTCGTCAAACATCTTTAGCCCCATGTAGGCATTAGCGAGATTTTTAAATCCAGTTATATAATCTTTTTTTATTGATAGCGCCCTCTTAAACTCCTTGACAGCATCTGTCATCCTGCCTGTGTTAGCGTATAAAACGCCGAGATTATTATAGCCATCGTACAGGTTAGGGTTAAGCTTAAGTGCAGTTAAAATTTCTGAGTCAGCCAAAGCAAAATTACCTGTCTGAGTGTATAGGTTGCCCAGATTGTTGTGCATTTCAGCATTATTCAAATTTAATTTCAAAGAGTTTTCATACATTTCTATAGCTCCCGTCACATCTCCCGTCATATTAAGGGCATCTCCAAGTAAATTGTAAATGTCAGGAGTTTGAATTCCTAATTTCAGAGATAATTTCAGTTCCTTCGCAGCCTCAACCCACATTTTCTTATAAACAAGTATCTTACCTTTACTATAATGGGGAAAAGGCAAGGTGGAGTTAATTTCAATAGACTTTTCAAATTCTTCAAGCGCTTTATCATACTGTTCAGCTTGCGCATACACACAGCCTATATAATAAGGAATTTCAGGAAAACCCGGTTCCATTTGAGACACTAAATTCAACTCTCTAAGGGCTTCTTTAAAATGTTTCGCTCTGCCGTAGGCATTCCCCAGCATAATGCGGGCAATCGGATGTAACGGCTCCTTTTTAACGTTGTCCTCCCAAAGACTAACCTCATTGCGCCAGTTCATGTTCAGATAAAAGGTACATACAGCACTGATTGCTATTATTGCAGGTATAATATATTTAAAAATCAGTTTAATCACAGTTATATTCCTAATAAATTTTAATGTTATAAACAGTAATGTTATAAAAACCCCTGGGGAGGCCAAATAAACCCTGTATTCAAAAATAGTCCAGCCATATTTATTAATGAGGCTTGACTGGGGTAAAATTCCTATAAAAAACCAAAATATCCCAAAAGATGTGAGTTTTTTCATAACATCTTTTTGCTTATTTCCCTGAAAAAACATTATGGCTCCAAAAAGAAATATTGTTAAAATAAACAAAAGTGAAAGAATTACCTTTAAATCAAAAAAACTTCTCGAAACAGGATAATAATGGATTAATGTCAGGTTAAGAGGCAGTACAAGCATTCTTAAATAGGTAACGATAACTCTGAATTCTGTAAGAATATACTCCATCCTGGTATTGGCTATCAGAGGGCTTTTTACGTCATACACTATAACGACATCCGGCATATTCCCTGCCGGTATAGACGTGGTTTGCATCTGGCTGTCAAATGATACACTGGATACGCCTAACGCATTAAAAATAACGGCTGGTATAATCAAACAAAAAGGCAAAACGTACGCTATCCTTGATTTAATTTTACCACTAAAAAATGTAAATTCAACAAGAGTTATTAAAAATGGTAGTACAACAGCTAGTTCTTTAACTTTTACAGACAAAACAGCAATTATCATTGCTAACATGTAAAGTCCAACAGATTTATTTTTAGAATATTCAATTATAGTATTGCCACCGTCCATGGGAAAACACCTTCGTCTCCAAAGCACGTATATGTTTAAGGCACTTAAAACAAAAAAAGTGAGAAGTGCAGTACTTCTTTGCGAAAGAAATGTAACCGCCTGAATCTGTATGGGGTGCAGGAGAAAAGCAAGAGAGATAATAAATGAGTACTTTTTAGCAGCATTATTTGTTATTGAAGAGATTTGTATTTTAAACAGTTGCATAATAAGCAAATAGATTAATATTCCATTAAAAGCATGGATGATAATATTTACAAAGTGGTAACCCGGCAGCCAAAGGCCATGGATAATGTGGTTAATGGTAAAAGTGGATTCTGTAATATACCTGCTTTCTTTAAAACTTCTTATTGTAAAAAAATTTACGATACTTGCATCATCAAAAACAAAAGGTGAATTGAAAATATTCAAATAGGGAATAAAAGCTGAGGCCAAAATGATAAACAAAATTACTGAGTTTTTTCTATACATTAACTTAGGGCCTCCGAT
The Nitrospirota bacterium genome window above contains:
- a CDS encoding NUDIX domain-containing protein, coding for MNDVGNDLLEVVTPDGDIIGSALRKDVHGNNKLLHRVVHVFVFNNRGELLLQQRSLNKDVAPGKWDTSVGGHVDFGESIEVAMQREMEEELGIASDKNVPVFLYKYIHSNDYESELVYSYSFTHDGQIVFNKDEIESVKYYPIREIEEKLGTGLFSDNFEHEFHNYLRLVGFS
- the gatA gene encoding Asp-tRNA(Asn)/Glu-tRNA(Gln) amidotransferase subunit GatA, which gives rise to MKILKSAGGNLVEYFKLSIKEAHALLQNKDITVKELTESVFQRIEAVERTVNAFVTVTTDKAFEMVEKLPPSQSSNLFGIPMAIKDNMCTRGIKTTCSSKILANFIPPYESTVTDKLLKSGYILTGKANMDEFAMGSSTENSGFFTTKNPWDTERAPGGSSGGSAAAVCADECIAALGSDTGGSIRQPASFCGVVGLKPTYGRVSRFGLVAFASSLDQIGPITKTVEDSAILLNAISGHDPLDSTSATVSVPDFTASIGRDIKGLRVGIPSEYFIDGMEREVEQSVKAAISHLETLGAQIVDISLPHTGYAVAAYYILATSEASSNLARFDGIKYGLRVNADDLIDTYMKSRAAGFGTEVKRRIMLGTYALSSGYYDAYYKKAQQVRTLIKQDFDRAFEKVDIIATPTAPTTAFKIGEKVNDPLQMYLSDIFTISVNLAGVPAISLPCGFDQKGLPIGLQLIGEAFDEETILKAAYAYEASTPHHTRRPTL
- a CDS encoding tetratricopeptide repeat protein, whose protein sequence is MYRKNSVILFIILASAFIPYLNIFNSPFVFDDASIVNFFTIRSFKESRYITESTFTINHIIHGLWLPGYHFVNIIIHAFNGILIYLLIMQLFKIQISSITNNAAKKYSFIISLAFLLHPIQIQAVTFLSQRSTALLTFFVLSALNIYVLWRRRCFPMDGGNTIIEYSKNKSVGLYMLAMIIAVLSVKVKELAVVLPFLITLVEFTFFSGKIKSRIAYVLPFCLIIPAVIFNALGVSSVSFDSQMQTTSIPAGNMPDVVIVYDVKSPLIANTRMEYILTEFRVIVTYLRMLVLPLNLTLIHYYPVSRSFFDLKVILSLLFILTIFLFGAIMFFQGNKQKDVMKKLTSFGIFWFFIGILPQSSLINKYGWTIFEYRVYLASPGVFITLLFITLKFIRNITVIKLIFKYIIPAIIAISAVCTFYLNMNWRNEVSLWEDNVKKEPLHPIARIMLGNAYGRAKHFKEALRELNLVSQMEPGFPEIPYYIGCVYAQAEQYDKALEEFEKSIEINSTLPFPHYSKGKILVYKKMWVEAAKELKLSLKLGIQTPDIYNLLGDALNMTGDVTGAIEMYENSLKLNLNNAEMHNNLGNLYTQTGNFALADSEILTALKLNPNLYDGYNNLGVLYANTGRMTDAVKEFKRALSIKKDYITGFKNLANAYMGLKMFDEADSTLNAAIAMNPDSFVILTTIGNMHLLKGDKAMAREFYLKALKINPSYTEALKNIELTKTN
- the gatB gene encoding Asp-tRNA(Asn)/Glu-tRNA(Gln) amidotransferase subunit GatB, whose amino-acid sequence is MKKYEAVIGLEIHAQMLTKTKMFCGCSTKFGSEPNSQTCPVCIGMPGVLPVINQKAVEFTVRAGLALGCKISSYNRFARKNYFYPDLPKGYQISQYELPICLGGAVVLNMENGQRTIELTRIHMEEDAGKNIHEGTGDYSNVDLNRAGVPLMEIVTEPQIRSPKESSAFMKKLRSVLRYLDVCDGNMEEGSLRCDANVSLRPVGSSELGVKAEIKNINSFRFVEKAIEYEIWRQEEVLKDGGRVIQETRLYNTSTGTTESMRSKEEAHDYRYFPEPDLVPIVVSDAMLKEIKATIVELPDEKVTRYVNSFGLPLYDAELLSQDKDTAHWFEEAVNKGGNPKAVSNWIMGELMRLLNETATRIEYCKLTPEHLIGLIKLVDSGAINVKIGKTVFEEMFKSGEQAEKIVKSKGLLQISNEGELDSVIDAILNRYSAEVERFKAGEVKLTGFFVGEVMKQTKGKANPKLVNEILKKKLG